In Gymnogyps californianus isolate 813 chromosome 1, ASM1813914v2, whole genome shotgun sequence, the following are encoded in one genomic region:
- the LOC127029733 gene encoding histone H2A.J, producing the protein MSGRGKQGGKVRAKAKSRSSRAGLQFPVGRVHRLLRKGNYAERVGAGAPVYMAAVLEYLTAEILELAGNAARDNKKTRIIPRHLQLAIRNDEELNKLLGKVTIAQGGVLPNIQAVLLPKKTESHKAKSK; encoded by the coding sequence ATGTCAGGCCGCGGGAAGCAGGGAGGCAAAGTCCGAGCTAAAGCCAAGTCACGTTCGTCGCGGGCCGGGCTGCAGTTCCCTGTCGGCCGCGTCCACCGACTTCTCCGGAAAGGTAACTATGCGGAGCGGGTGGGGGCTGGAGCGCCCGTCTACATGGCGGCCGTGCTGGAGTACCTGACGGCCGAGATCCTGGAGCTGGCGGGCAACGCAGCCCGCGACAACAAGAAGACGCGCATCATCCCCCGCCACCTGCAGCTGGCCATCCGCAACGACGAGGAGCTCAACAAGCTGCTGGGCAAGGTGACCATCGCGCAGGGCGGGGTGCTGCCCAACATCCAGGCCGTGCTGCTGCCCAAGAAGACTGAGAGCCATAAGGCTAAAAGCAAATAA
- the LOC127029729 gene encoding histone H1.10, whose product MSETAPAAAPAVAAPAAKAAAKKPKKAAGGSKARKPAGPSVTELITKAVSASKERKGLSLAALKKALAAGGYDVEKNNSRIKLGLKSLVSKGTLVQTKGTGASGSFRLSKKPGEVKEKAPKKRAAAAKPKKPAAKKPASAAKKPKKAAAVKKSPKKAKKPAATATKKAAKSPKKATKAAKPKKAAAAAKSPAKAKAVKPKAAKPKAAKPKAAKAKKAAPKK is encoded by the coding sequence ATGTCGGAGaccgctcccgccgccgctcccgctGTCGCGGCCCCCGCCGCCAAGGCCGCCGCCAAGAAGCCGAAGAAGGCGGCGGGCGGCTCCAAAGCCCGCAAGCCCGCCGGCCCCAGCGTCACCGAGCTGATCACCAAGGCTGTGTCCGCCTCCAAGGAGCGCAAGGGGCTCTCCCTCGCCGCGCTGAAAAAAGCGCTGGCCGCCGGCGGCTATGATGTGGAGAAGAACAACAGCCGCATCAAGCTGGGGCTCAAGAGCCTGGTCAGCAAGGGCACCCTGGTGCAGACCAAGGGCACCGGCGCCTCCGGGTCGTTCCGCCTCAGCAAGAAACCTggagaagtgaaggaaaaagcCCCCAAGAAGCGGGCGGCCGCAGCCAAGCCGAAGAAGCCGGCGGCCAAGAAGCCTGCCAGCGCCGCGAAGAAGCCCAAGAAGGCGGCGGCGGTGAAGAAGAGCCCCAAGAAAGCCAAGAAGCCGGCGGCCACCGCGACCAAGAAAGCGGCCAAGAGCCCCAAGAAGGCGACTAAGGCTGCCAAGCCCAAAaaggcagcggcagcagcaaaGAGCCCGGCCAAGGCGAAGGCGGTGAAGCCCAAAGCTGCCAAGCCCAAGGCGGCCAAGCCCAAAGCGGCCAAGGCGAAGAAGGCGGCGCCCAAGAAGTGA
- the LOC127029740 gene encoding histone H4 has protein sequence MSGRGKGGKGLGKGGAKRHRKVLRDNIQGITKPAIRRLARRGGVKRISGLIYEETRGVLKVFLENVIRDAVTYTEHAKRKTVTAMDVVYALKRQGRTLYGFGG, from the coding sequence ATGTCTGGCAGAGGCAAGGGCGGGAAGGGGCTCGGCAAGGGAGGCGCCAAGCGCCACCGCAAGGTGCTGCGCGACAACATCCAGGGCATCACCAAGCCGGCCATCCGCCGCCTGGCTCGGCGCGGCGGCGTGAAGCGCATCTCGGGGCTCATCTACGAGGAGACGCGCGGCGTGCTGAAGGTGTTCCTGGAGAACGTGATCCGCGACGCTGTCACCTACACCGAGCATGCTAAGAGGAAGACGGTGACGGCTATGGACGTGGTCTATGCTCTCAAGCGCCAGGGACGCACCCTCTACGGCTTCGGCGGTTAA
- the LOC127029730 gene encoding histone H2B 7, whose translation MPEPAKSAPAPKKGSKKAVTKTQKKGDKKRKRTRKESYSIYVYKVLKQVHPDTGISSKAMSIMNSFVNDIFERIAGEASRLAHYNKRSTITSREIQTAVRLLLPGELAKHAVSEGTKAVTKYTSSK comes from the coding sequence ATGCCTGAGCCAGCGaaatctgctccagcaccaAAGAAAGGCTCAAAGAAAGCAGTGACCAAGACGCAGAAGAAGGGCGACAAGAAGCGCAAGAGAACAAGGAAGGAGAGCTACTCAATCTATGTGTATAAGGTGCTGAAACAGGTGCACCCTGACACGGGCATCTCATCCAAAGCCATGAGCATCATGAACTCCTTCGTCAACGACATCTTCGAGCGCATCGCCGGCGAGGCCTCGCGCCTGGCGCACTACAACAAGCGCTCCACCATCACCTCGCGGGAGATCCAGACGGCCgtgcggctgctgctgcctggcgAGCTGGCCAAGCACGCCGTCTCCGAGGGCACCAAGGCCGTCACCAAGTACACCAGCTCTAAGTAA